From one Streptomyces spiramyceticus genomic stretch:
- a CDS encoding carboxymuconolactone decarboxylase family protein: protein MSEIQPSPFPDHTVDTAPAAARRSMEATAKRLGYLPAPVARLATSPHLLDGFLRLSAMFESTTLDPLSRETVILTIATRNGCEVCVAMHTAKLTSLGADAALIEELRGQQPLSDERLEAVRQFTLEVLATTGDVGDGPMKSFLDRGYTAQNALEVVMGIGVYTMSTLANRMTGAPLDDRLAPFAWGGPAA, encoded by the coding sequence ATGTCAGAGATCCAGCCGTCCCCGTTCCCCGACCACACCGTCGACACAGCCCCCGCCGCCGCACGCCGCTCCATGGAGGCGACGGCGAAGCGGCTGGGCTACCTGCCCGCCCCGGTCGCCCGCCTGGCCACCTCGCCGCACCTGCTCGACGGCTTCCTCAGGCTCAGCGCGATGTTCGAGTCGACCACCCTGGACCCGCTCTCCCGCGAGACCGTCATCCTCACGATCGCCACGCGCAACGGCTGCGAGGTCTGCGTCGCCATGCACACGGCGAAGCTGACCTCACTGGGCGCCGACGCCGCCCTGATCGAGGAACTGCGAGGACAGCAGCCGCTCAGCGACGAACGGCTCGAAGCGGTACGGCAGTTCACGCTGGAGGTGCTCGCCACCACGGGGGACGTCGGTGACGGGCCCATGAAGTCCTTCCTGGACCGGGGCTACACCGCACAGAACGCGCTTGAGGTGGTCATGGGCATCGGCGTGTACACGATGTCGACCCTTGCCAACCGGATGACCGGCGCTCCTCTGGACGACCGGCTGGCGCCGTTCGCCTGGGGCGGACCCGCGGCCTGA